GAGTTGCAGTAGAGCCAGTTGCCGCTGCTGGTGGACCCGTCATCTTGGAGAAAAGCGAAACTGGGAACCAGTTCGCCTTTTTTGAAGGTCTTGTCCTTTATGGTTATGTCTCTCAAGAAATATCCGTTGATCTCTTTGGCCATTTTGTGCGAGTCGAAACGTCCGTCCGTGGTGTAGTCCCATTTCAGCTTGAGGATGGGTTCGGGAAACACGGCGGATTTGTCGGCCTCGTACAACGAACGAATCCTGGTAAACAGGCCACAGAGGATGTCGCCGTCGGGTCGGGCTTCTCCGGGCGGCTCCGCCGCCTTGTAACGCCACTGTGACCAGCGGCCGCTGTTCGTTATGGACCCTTCCTTCTCGACGGAAACGGCGCACGGGAGCATAAAGACCTCGGTTTTGACCTTCTCGGGATTCATGCCCGGCCCTTTCCAGAAGGATCCGGTTTCGTTGTCGAAGATATTGACACTGACCATCCAGTCCAGTTGCCCGAGGCCCGTGCGCACCTTGTTGGCGTTGGCCCCCGAGCACGCAGGATTCTGACCCCAAGCGAAGAAGCCGGAAAACTCGCCTCTGTACATGGCGTCGAACAGGTCCAACCACGTATAGTTCTTTCCGTCGTCCAACTTGGGCATCCAGGAGTAGCCGAACTCATTTGCCGCGGAGGCATTCTCCCCGAAATAGGATTTCAGGAGGCTCACCGAGTACTTGGGGTAGTTGCTCCACCAATTGGCGCTCATGGGGTCCTTGGTAGCGGGAGTGAACTTTTCGTTGTAGCCCTGAAGGGTCGGCAACGAGGCGCTGGGTGTTGTCAGGTATCCGGGCCAAATATGGAACAGGAGACAGTGGTCCGTAGAACCTTGAACGTTCGATTCGCCTCTCAGGGCGTTGACGCCTCCTCCGGCCACCCCCATGTTGCCCAGGAGTAGCTGGATAATGGCCATGGCGCGTATATTCTGGACGCCCACCGTATGCTGGGTCCAGCCCATGGCGTACATGACGGCGCCGGCTTTTCCTCTTTTCCCCGTGGCTGAGTAGGCCCTGTATACGGCCAGCAAATCGTTTTTCGGTGTGCCCGTTATGGCCGACACGGCGTCCGGGTTGTAGCGGCTGAAGTGTTTCTTCAACTGCTGAAAAACACAGCGAGGATCCTGGAGAGTCTGGTCCTTGAGCGGAATTCCGTTGGCGTCTTTCTTCAAGGCCCAGCTTTTCTTGTCGTATGTGCGTTTCTCAAGGTCGTATCCGGAAAAGAGGCCCTCGCTGAAATTGTAGTCGTCGCTCACAATGAAACTCGCGTTGGTGTACTCAGCGACATATTCTTTGAAGTATTCTTCATTTTCGATGATGTAGTTGATCATTCCGCCCAGGAAGGCGATGTCCGTGCCGCACCGGAGCGGCGCGTAGATGTCCGCCTTTGATGACGTTCGGGTAAACCTTGGGTCAACGCTAATCAGTGTGGCGCCGTTGGATTTGGCCTGCGTCACCCATTTGAAGGAGACGGGGTGGTTTTCAGCCGCATTGGAACCCATGATAAGAATACAGTCACTGTTCTTGATGTCGATCCAGTGATTCG
This Deltaproteobacteria bacterium DNA region includes the following protein-coding sequences:
- the fdnG gene encoding formate dehydrogenase-N subunit alpha is translated as MKVTRRDFLKVTTASAAGAAILGLGVDLRPIKSYAQTSRIRFARESTSICCYCGVGCGVIVHTGEAGAGKIINIEGDPEHPINEGSLCSKGAALSQLVNNENRLTRPLYRAPYGSQWEAVSWDWALSQIADRVKKSRDASFTRKNSNGQVVNRTNGIASVGSAALDNEECWVLQAMMRALGLVYIEHQARIUHSATVAALAESFGRGAMTNHWIDIKNSDCILIMGSNAAENHPVSFKWVTQAKSNGATLISVDPRFTRTSSKADIYAPLRCGTDIAFLGGMINYIIENEEYFKEYVAEYTNASFIVSDDYNFSEGLFSGYDLEKRTYDKKSWALKKDANGIPLKDQTLQDPRCVFQQLKKHFSRYNPDAVSAITGTPKNDLLAVYRAYSATGKRGKAGAVMYAMGWTQHTVGVQNIRAMAIIQLLLGNMGVAGGGVNALRGESNVQGSTDHCLLFHIWPGYLTTPSASLPTLQGYNEKFTPATKDPMSANWWSNYPKYSVSLLKSYFGENASAANEFGYSWMPKLDDGKNYTWLDLFDAMYRGEFSGFFAWGQNPACSGANANKVRTGLGQLDWMVSVNIFDNETGSFWKGPGMNPEKVKTEVFMLPCAVSVEKEGSITNSGRWSQWRYKAAEPPGEARPDGDILCGLFTRIRSLYEADKSAVFPEPILKLKWDYTTDGRFDSHKMAKEINGYFLRDITIKDKTFKKGELVPSFAFLQDDGSTSSGNWLYCNSYTEKGNMAARRTKEQSGIGLNLEWAWCWPVNRRIIYNRASVDPYGKPWDPEHPVIAWDPNAGGGKGGWIGDVPDGPWPPLKNADGALNPGSKYPFIMRPDGFAQLFGPGRVDGPFPEHYEPLECPVEQNLMSPQRMNPVTPMYTTAADIFKTCDPKYPFVGTTYRVSEHWQTGVMTRWQPWLIEAQPQVFVEMSPELATLRGIQNGELVFVESARGGIRATAIVTIRFRPLKIQGMTVHQVGLPWHYGWVHPKDGGDSANLLTPSVGDPNTRIPETKAFMVNVRKM